A genomic region of Fervidobacterium gondwanense DSM 13020 contains the following coding sequences:
- a CDS encoding 2-C-methyl-D-erythritol 2,4-cyclodiphosphate synthase, which yields MRKTQLNENNIKQVVSLVYEEKKEFYDELFGSNAQKYIKKAFDMDVPPFIKRNCIVLESDGDVKGVLLYATKAEFRHGYQRWFNVLGFKIVPVGSKMIYIIQRLLMDFAIDDLYIVSLAGELKEWLLYKYIKSSRYRKIIVDALDSDIFARFNFTEERPVHPKLRRFSKFCDYENMGGIGWDTHPLVEGRKLIIGGVEIDSNLGLQGHSDADVLSHAIIDSLVGVTLKSDIGSIFPENDENRGRSSIEMLDIVVRTINKSGFFPSSVDCVIISPIRLKNYRKDISQKLEDILRCPVSVKFKSGNDVYPESQMKGITAICVSNVDKIS from the coding sequence TTGAGGAAAACACAGCTGAATGAAAATAACATAAAACAAGTTGTAAGCCTCGTCTACGAAGAAAAGAAAGAATTCTACGATGAACTTTTTGGTTCGAATGCTCAGAAATATATAAAGAAGGCATTTGACATGGATGTACCACCTTTTATTAAGCGCAACTGCATCGTGTTGGAGAGTGATGGTGACGTCAAAGGGGTTCTTCTATATGCCACAAAAGCTGAATTTCGACACGGATACCAGCGCTGGTTTAACGTTCTTGGTTTCAAAATTGTTCCAGTTGGATCGAAGATGATCTACATCATCCAAAGACTGCTGATGGATTTTGCTATAGATGATCTGTACATAGTTTCGTTAGCGGGGGAATTAAAAGAGTGGCTACTTTATAAGTACATTAAATCAAGCCGTTACAGAAAAATAATAGTCGATGCGTTGGATAGCGATATCTTCGCTCGTTTTAATTTTACAGAAGAAAGACCGGTGCACCCGAAACTGAGGCGATTTTCAAAATTCTGTGACTACGAAAATATGGGTGGAATCGGCTGGGACACACATCCACTCGTTGAGGGGAGGAAACTCATCATCGGCGGTGTTGAAATAGACTCGAACTTGGGACTCCAAGGGCATTCCGATGCCGATGTTCTCTCTCACGCCATAATAGACAGTCTTGTTGGAGTAACGCTGAAAAGCGACATCGGGTCTATATTCCCAGAAAATGACGAGAACAGGGGACGCAGCAGTATAGAGATGCTCGATATAGTTGTAAGAACGATTAACAAAAGCGGATTCTTTCCATCTTCAGTGGATTGTGTTATAATTTCACCGATAAGACTGAAAAACTACAGAAAGGATATATCTCAAAAACTTGAAGATATACTCCGATGTCCTGTGTCTGTGAAGTTCAAGAGCGGAAACGACGTATACCCTGAATCGCAGATGAAAGGAATAACTGCGATCTGCGTGAGCAATGTGGATAAGATATCATAA
- a CDS encoding DUF4899 domain-containing protein: protein MDLYFIKVRARSKGTAEDIVGYFFGKTNSAPDFDFLVVPLRYSNIIDSITLNEDLREFKEKLEKAKQEIKAIPGGHDVTIAFLAYLNNMLNRRGKIPLGIEFSTAVKESDTEVMKVIISDLLEEWSPKMEVDVRAQGMFLEEYSAYTFLSMQEDFSDENVVKVYTRADVVDLPEAFPVIDPINGTSIVQFDIGDKIPVVILNPGKYEKKLRELYPNFDSDKFSIEATLLSKELVRVGGGSLYLVKVELSEGLIAKALISPALKILSDETYFIKKRRQQTEQKEHIEKVPRSIKVEIPPTTGSELLISFMTTLLVTGALLIIIYLFMK from the coding sequence GTGGATCTTTATTTTATAAAAGTTCGTGCTCGAAGTAAAGGAACAGCAGAAGACATAGTTGGATATTTTTTTGGAAAAACGAACAGCGCACCCGATTTTGATTTCTTGGTTGTTCCTTTGCGTTATTCAAATATAATCGACAGCATCACACTGAATGAAGACCTTAGAGAATTTAAGGAAAAGCTCGAAAAAGCCAAACAAGAGATAAAAGCAATACCGGGTGGGCACGATGTAACTATCGCATTCTTAGCGTACCTTAACAACATGCTGAACAGGAGGGGGAAAATTCCACTTGGTATTGAGTTCTCGACTGCCGTGAAGGAGTCGGATACAGAAGTTATGAAGGTCATAATATCTGATCTGCTCGAAGAATGGAGCCCGAAGATGGAAGTTGACGTACGGGCTCAAGGTATGTTTCTTGAAGAATATTCTGCATACACGTTTCTCAGCATGCAGGAAGATTTTTCTGATGAAAATGTTGTAAAGGTTTACACAAGAGCGGATGTAGTGGATCTGCCAGAAGCATTTCCCGTAATAGACCCAATTAACGGAACTTCAATTGTCCAGTTTGACATAGGTGATAAAATTCCTGTCGTCATTTTAAACCCCGGAAAATACGAAAAAAAGCTGAGGGAGCTCTATCCAAACTTCGATTCTGACAAATTTTCAATTGAAGCAACGCTTCTTAGCAAAGAACTTGTGAGAGTAGGCGGCGGGAGCCTTTACTTAGTAAAAGTGGAACTTTCAGAAGGATTAATTGCTAAAGCTCTTATCAGTCCAGCACTTAAGATTCTCAGTGATGAAACTTATTTTATCAAAAAGAGAAGGCAGCAGACTGAACAAAAAGAGCATATTGAAAAGGTTCCAAGGTCTATAAAAGTTGAGATACCACCAACAACCGGTTCGGAGCTTCTAATATCTTTCATGACCACACTCCTCGTTACTGGAGCACTGCTGATAATCATATACTTGTTTATGAAATAA
- a CDS encoding glucose-1-phosphate adenylyltransferase: MQNVLGLILAGGQGTRLGVLTEKIPKPAVQFGGKYRIIDFTMSNCVNSGIYRIGVLTQYRPHLLNKHIGIGKPWDLDRKGGGVTILQPYSTLTESVWYKGTADAVYQNIEFIDEYEPEYIVVLSGDHIYSMDYSEFVYYHISKNALATIACMEVPLSEAHRFGIMITDIDNKIVEFQEKPKEPKSNLASLGIYVFNWKFIKDVLIEDAKNESSDHDFGKNIIPNILTTDRVYAFPFEGYWQDVGTIRSYWETNLELVRPIPPFNIHDPNWRIYTRSEEMQPAYIAPEGEVRNSIVSEGCEIYGTIENSVIAQGVKLGKGSVIKNSVIMAKVEIGDNVYIEDAIVAENTIIKNGCKIGIGEFAESKYDKKVYDSHITVIGMDTVVEEECVFGKNVVIGNDRIVPKGTQIESGGYYI; encoded by the coding sequence ATGCAGAACGTGCTTGGTTTGATACTCGCAGGTGGTCAAGGAACGAGGCTCGGAGTACTGACGGAAAAAATACCCAAACCCGCCGTTCAATTTGGTGGAAAATACAGGATAATAGATTTTACCATGAGCAACTGCGTCAACTCAGGAATATACAGAATAGGTGTGCTTACACAGTACAGACCACACTTGCTCAACAAACACATAGGTATCGGCAAACCGTGGGATTTAGATAGAAAGGGTGGAGGAGTTACGATACTCCAGCCATATTCTACGCTTACTGAGAGCGTATGGTACAAAGGAACAGCCGATGCGGTTTACCAAAACATCGAATTCATAGACGAATACGAACCAGAATACATTGTCGTTCTTTCTGGTGACCACATATACTCGATGGACTACAGCGAATTTGTTTACTACCACATATCGAAGAATGCACTGGCGACGATAGCCTGTATGGAAGTGCCGCTCAGCGAAGCCCACAGATTCGGGATAATGATAACGGACATCGACAACAAGATCGTTGAATTCCAAGAAAAGCCGAAAGAACCGAAATCGAACTTAGCTTCTCTTGGTATCTACGTCTTCAATTGGAAATTCATAAAAGATGTGCTCATCGAAGATGCGAAAAACGAATCGAGCGACCATGATTTTGGAAAAAACATAATACCGAATATCCTCACAACAGACCGTGTGTATGCATTCCCATTCGAAGGGTATTGGCAAGATGTAGGAACTATAAGATCGTATTGGGAAACGAATCTTGAACTCGTGAGGCCCATTCCTCCGTTTAACATCCATGATCCGAATTGGCGCATCTACACAAGGTCTGAAGAAATGCAACCGGCATACATAGCTCCTGAAGGCGAAGTAAGGAATTCAATAGTGAGCGAGGGTTGTGAAATCTACGGAACTATTGAAAATAGCGTTATAGCTCAGGGTGTAAAACTTGGCAAAGGCAGCGTCATTAAAAACAGCGTCATAATGGCAAAAGTTGAGATTGGAGATAACGTGTACATTGAAGATGCGATTGTGGCGGAAAATACCATAATCAAAAACGGTTGCAAGATAGGCATAGGTGAATTTGCCGAGAGCAAATACGACAAAAAGGTCTACGATTCACACATAACAGTTATCGGAATGGACACCGTTGTGGAGGAAGAATGTGTCTTCGGTAAGAACGTTGTGATTGGCAACGACCGGATAGTACCGAAAGGAACGCAGATAGAGAGTGGCGGATACTACATTTAA
- the glgD gene encoding glucose-1-phosphate adenylyltransferase subunit GlgD has protein sequence MKVLGLILAGGKSDALGKLVYKRASAAVPVFGKYRAIDFTLSNMVNSGIYKVGVLTQYNPRSLMDHLGSGKEWDLDRKHGGLYILQPYLGMTGEYWYRGTADALFQNTTMLRRGDEDYVIIGSGDHIYKMLYNDIYSYHFAKGADVTLVVKELDETYDITQYGVVTTEPDGRITQIQEKVQNPSTRKAFLGIYFINKHLLLELLYDTVPAGKYDLLLDVIIPNLSKLKVYAYEFSGYWRNVKKGIAEYYKMNMEVLNSPAIREELFVKYGKVYTKLKDYPPAKFTGTAKVSNSIVADGCIISGNVKNSVLFKGVVVRAGARVENSIIMQDSVIEEGAIVRNAIIDKNCVVRAEQMLIGDFEPVVLEKWMVI, from the coding sequence ATGAAAGTTTTGGGTCTAATTTTGGCAGGGGGCAAGAGCGATGCGCTTGGTAAGCTCGTTTACAAACGAGCAAGTGCCGCCGTACCGGTCTTTGGAAAGTACCGTGCAATAGACTTCACGCTAAGCAACATGGTCAATTCCGGCATATACAAAGTAGGTGTTTTAACCCAGTACAACCCGCGCAGTCTTATGGACCACCTCGGCTCAGGTAAAGAATGGGATCTTGATAGAAAACACGGTGGATTGTACATACTTCAACCTTACCTTGGAATGACCGGAGAGTACTGGTATCGTGGTACAGCGGATGCTCTATTCCAAAACACCACGATGCTCAGAAGAGGCGATGAGGACTACGTAATAATAGGTTCCGGCGACCATATCTATAAAATGCTTTACAACGACATTTACAGCTACCATTTCGCCAAAGGTGCCGATGTAACACTCGTAGTTAAAGAACTCGATGAAACATACGACATCACACAATATGGGGTTGTAACAACTGAGCCAGACGGTAGGATAACACAGATACAGGAAAAAGTTCAGAATCCTTCGACAAGAAAAGCATTTTTAGGTATTTACTTCATAAACAAGCATTTGTTGCTCGAGCTCCTTTATGATACAGTACCAGCTGGTAAATACGACCTTTTGCTTGACGTGATAATACCAAACCTTTCCAAGCTGAAAGTATACGCGTACGAGTTCAGCGGATACTGGAGAAATGTCAAGAAAGGAATAGCAGAGTACTACAAAATGAACATGGAAGTTCTCAACAGCCCTGCAATTCGCGAAGAATTATTTGTGAAGTACGGAAAGGTGTATACAAAATTGAAAGACTATCCACCTGCCAAATTCACGGGTACTGCGAAGGTAAGTAACTCGATAGTCGCTGATGGCTGTATTATATCTGGAAATGTCAAAAATTCTGTGCTCTTCAAGGGAGTTGTAGTACGCGCAGGTGCTCGAGTTGAGAACTCGATAATTATGCAAGATAGCGTTATTGAAGAAGGGGCTATAGTGAGAAATGCAATAATAGACAAGAACTGCGTAGTTCGCGCAGAGCAGATGCTGATCGGCGATTTTGAGCCTGTGGTCTTAGAAAAATGGATGGTTATATAG
- the deoC gene encoding deoxyribose-phosphate aldolase — protein sequence MDIRKKVEEKLRSFKESYKPDVIDIDPSKININTYIDHTNLKPTATTEEIKAVCKEALEYKFKGVCINPSFVPMVSQMLKGSDVLTVTVVGFPLGATSTHSKVEETKWAVENGAQEIDMVIHIGKLREGDYEYVYNDIKSIVEAAKVPVKVIIETCFLTDEEKVAASVISKLAGAKFVKTSTGFGTGGAKFEDVQLMRWAVDGEIEVKASGGVKTYEDALKMLSAGATRIGTSSGVAIVTRKTSTSGGY from the coding sequence ATGGATATAAGAAAAAAGGTCGAAGAAAAACTCAGATCATTCAAAGAAAGTTACAAACCAGACGTCATAGATATAGATCCAAGTAAAATCAACATCAACACCTACATCGATCACACAAATCTCAAACCTACCGCAACGACAGAGGAAATTAAAGCGGTCTGCAAAGAGGCGTTGGAATACAAATTCAAAGGCGTATGCATAAATCCATCCTTTGTTCCTATGGTTTCGCAGATGCTTAAAGGCTCGGATGTGCTCACAGTGACGGTTGTTGGATTCCCGCTCGGTGCAACGAGCACGCACTCGAAAGTTGAAGAGACAAAATGGGCGGTTGAAAATGGCGCTCAGGAAATCGATATGGTTATACACATCGGAAAACTCAGAGAAGGCGATTACGAATACGTGTACAATGACATAAAATCAATTGTTGAAGCGGCGAAAGTACCTGTTAAAGTGATAATCGAAACATGCTTCCTCACAGATGAAGAGAAAGTTGCAGCTTCGGTAATTTCAAAACTTGCAGGTGCAAAATTCGTAAAAACGTCTACAGGTTTTGGCACAGGCGGTGCCAAATTCGAAGACGTTCAATTGATGCGCTGGGCGGTTGATGGTGAAATAGAAGTTAAGGCATCAGGTGGAGTAAAGACTTACGAAGATGCATTAAAGATGTTATCTGCTGGCGCAACGAGAATAGGCACGAGCTCGGGAGTTGCTATCGTCACGAGAAAGACGAGTACCTCGGGAGGATATTGA
- a CDS encoding MjaI family restriction endonuclease has translation MSKEWILNIATNRWGLNKKSKVGPVSEWIRECKPKSLEEWKLFYFDKIKKEILEPNGNTQNAHEYIKDLGQRLYVKITEVMQAELKEITEEDCILYIEDLVLKKTFDGYLTEIDTIHEKIQLELKHLDVAIKPAPDEWDRKYNVDFYVDVSGSYIGIQIKPITYQQSQQIYKWKELMNKSHERFREKFGGKVFIVFSIKNNDKKEIFNPEVVEEIKNEVERLKNLKIDEITKGE, from the coding sequence GTGTCAAAAGAATGGATTCTGAACATAGCTACAAACCGGTGGGGTTTAAATAAGAAAAGCAAAGTTGGACCTGTTTCGGAATGGATTAGAGAGTGCAAACCAAAATCTCTCGAGGAATGGAAATTATTCTATTTCGATAAGATAAAAAAGGAAATTTTAGAGCCTAATGGCAACACACAAAATGCTCACGAGTATATAAAAGATTTGGGACAGAGACTGTATGTAAAGATAACGGAAGTTATGCAAGCCGAGTTGAAGGAAATAACAGAAGAAGACTGCATTTTGTATATAGAAGATTTGGTTTTGAAAAAAACATTTGATGGGTATCTTACAGAGATTGATACAATTCACGAGAAAATCCAATTAGAGTTAAAACATCTCGATGTTGCAATAAAACCTGCACCCGACGAATGGGACAGAAAGTACAACGTTGATTTCTATGTAGACGTTTCAGGAAGCTACATAGGTATTCAAATAAAGCCGATAACTTATCAACAGAGTCAACAGATATACAAGTGGAAGGAATTAATGAACAAAAGCCACGAGAGATTTAGGGAAAAGTTTGGGGGGAAAGTTTTCATCGTGTTTTCAATCAAAAATAATGATAAGAAGGAGATTTTCAATCCTGAGGTAGTCGAAGAAATTAAAAATGAAGTTGAGAGATTGAAGAATTTGAAAATAGATGAAATTACAAAAGGAGAGTGA
- a CDS encoding DNA methyltransferase gives MSTQKNNFVPRAKIIIGDSRKMREVNDEEVDLIVTSPPYWHIKDYGVNGQIGYGQTLHEYLNSLYCVWSESYRVLRNGGRLCVNVGDQFARAVVYGRYKVIPIHAEIIAQCEDIGFDFMGSIIWQKKTTMNTTGGANVMGSYPYPPNGIVELDYEYILIFKKPGDNKKVPKEVKEASKLSKEEWKEYFSGHWTFGGTKQIGHEAMFPEELPRRLIKMFTFVGDTVLDPFLGSGTTAKVALELNRNVIGYEINKDFLEMIKTKIGIGQNIFLTSENIQIIEREQEFKEQSTNNYVPRIKDAKPQIEPNKLKFTGERLYRVVDIIDECTLKLDTGLAVRFLGIKIEKKKEAIEYLQKYVLGKNVFLKLESAVIVDSGTLIAYIYLKNKIFINAYLIKSGIAVPDFEVEHRYKNKFLGLWEEIRSVKRMDSEHSYKPVGFK, from the coding sequence ATGTCGACACAGAAAAACAACTTCGTACCCAGAGCAAAAATAATAATCGGCGATAGTCGAAAAATGAGGGAAGTTAACGACGAAGAAGTAGACTTAATCGTCACATCTCCACCTTACTGGCACATAAAGGACTACGGTGTGAATGGACAGATAGGTTATGGTCAAACACTTCACGAATATCTTAATTCGCTTTACTGTGTGTGGTCAGAAAGTTACCGTGTGTTGAGAAATGGTGGAAGGTTATGTGTAAACGTTGGAGACCAATTCGCAAGAGCGGTGGTGTATGGTCGCTACAAAGTAATTCCCATACATGCGGAGATAATTGCCCAGTGTGAAGATATAGGTTTTGATTTCATGGGATCTATCATCTGGCAGAAAAAGACCACAATGAATACGACAGGCGGAGCCAATGTAATGGGCTCATATCCATATCCCCCAAACGGTATTGTAGAATTGGATTACGAATACATTCTCATATTCAAAAAACCCGGCGATAACAAAAAGGTACCAAAAGAGGTAAAAGAAGCTTCGAAACTTTCTAAGGAAGAATGGAAAGAATACTTTTCAGGACACTGGACATTTGGTGGAACAAAGCAGATAGGTCACGAAGCTATGTTTCCGGAAGAACTTCCCAGAAGGCTTATAAAAATGTTCACATTTGTTGGGGATACGGTTTTAGATCCATTTTTAGGCAGTGGAACTACCGCAAAGGTTGCTTTGGAACTTAATAGAAATGTAATTGGATACGAAATTAACAAAGATTTTTTAGAGATGATAAAGACAAAGATAGGCATAGGACAAAACATCTTCTTAACGTCGGAAAATATCCAGATAATTGAAAGGGAGCAAGAATTTAAAGAGCAAAGTACGAACAATTACGTTCCAAGAATCAAAGATGCAAAACCTCAGATAGAGCCAAATAAGTTAAAATTCACTGGTGAAAGACTGTATAGAGTAGTTGATATCATTGACGAATGTACACTAAAACTCGATACGGGCCTTGCTGTAAGGTTTCTCGGAATAAAGATAGAAAAAAAGAAAGAAGCCATCGAATACCTTCAAAAGTATGTGCTCGGTAAGAATGTGTTTTTAAAGCTTGAAAGTGCTGTTATTGTTGATTCAGGAACTTTGATAGCATACATTTATCTCAAAAACAAGATCTTCATCAACGCTTACCTTATAAAATCAGGTATTGCAGTACCAGATTTCGAAGTTGAGCACAGATATAAGAACAAATTTTTAGGACTTTGGGAGGAAATCCGAAGTGTCAAAAGAATGGATTCTGAACATAGCTACAAACCGGTGGGGTTTAAATAA
- the smpB gene encoding SsrA-binding protein SmpB, with amino-acid sequence MKVIATNKKAYTDYIIDETYEAGIVLVGTEVKSLREHGASFKDSFCRVKDGEIFLLNLHIPPYRFGNIYNHDPERPRKLLLHRKQIDRIWGKIRQEGYTVIPTKIYFNNEGRVKVEIAVAKGKKSHDKREEIKKKEIEKRIKEYIKR; translated from the coding sequence GTGAAGGTAATAGCGACTAACAAAAAAGCATACACTGACTACATAATAGATGAAACTTACGAGGCTGGCATAGTGCTCGTTGGAACGGAAGTCAAATCGTTGAGGGAACACGGCGCCAGTTTCAAAGACTCGTTCTGCAGGGTCAAAGACGGGGAGATATTTTTGTTGAACCTGCACATACCTCCTTACAGATTTGGAAACATCTACAACCACGATCCAGAAAGACCGAGGAAGTTGTTGCTCCACAGAAAACAAATAGACAGAATTTGGGGCAAAATCCGTCAAGAAGGATATACGGTGATACCAACGAAAATATACTTCAACAACGAAGGTAGGGTTAAAGTAGAGATCGCAGTGGCGAAGGGTAAGAAGAGCCACGATAAGCGAGAAGAGATAAAGAAGAAGGAAATTGAAAAGAGAATAAAAGAATATATTAAACGATAG
- a CDS encoding YraN family protein, giving the protein MELLRTFLKKIIGLSKSRVFTDNSKVKEWQKSEELAAQYLKKKGYKIESRNYRTPFGEIDIIAKKGNMYVFVEVKSGTGRKIRPSERVDENKHQRICKVAEYYIHRELKKKRRDDFLYKTRIDVIEIIDGKITHYENIGWDFV; this is encoded by the coding sequence ATGGAATTATTGAGAACTTTCCTGAAAAAGATAATAGGCTTATCAAAGTCCCGGGTATTTACGGATAATTCAAAGGTAAAAGAATGGCAGAAATCTGAAGAACTTGCGGCACAGTACCTTAAAAAGAAAGGATACAAGATCGAAAGTCGAAATTACCGCACACCTTTCGGAGAAATCGACATAATCGCAAAGAAAGGAAACATGTATGTCTTTGTTGAAGTAAAATCCGGTACTGGTCGAAAGATAAGACCATCAGAAAGAGTTGACGAAAACAAGCACCAGAGAATCTGCAAAGTAGCAGAATATTATATCCATAGAGAACTGAAGAAAAAAAGGCGGGATGATTTTCTTTACAAGACTCGGATTGATGTGATAGAGATAATCGATGGCAAGATAACACATTACGAAAATATTGGGTGGGATTTCGTGTGA